The sequence CTGTTTGAAGTATTAAGTGGTCAGGTATTCAACAACAGGCTGGAAACAAAAGAGCTCCATGAAATGCTGGAAAAGGAGATCAGCCGGCTGCCGTCCAGGATGCAACAGATCTTCCGCATGAGCCGCGAAGATGATTTCTCCATCACAGATATTGCCCACAAACTGAACCTTTCAGAACAAACCATAAAGAACCAATTGACCGAAGCGCTTAAAAGGATCCGGGAGTCCATTAAGTCGCATGATGCTGCAGACTGGACTTTTGTTTTACTCCTTCTCTATTACTCCTGCTACTAACCGGGAAAGCCCTAAGTAGCTGATTGCTATTGTATAGCCTTTATTCAATCCCTGAACCTTATCTGTTGCTATGGCAGTGGACAAATTTTTTTTGTTCAGCTATAGTACCAACTCTTCTTTTCTCAGATACATACTAAAACAGGTTGCCTTGGAAGTAGAATCCATCCGACAGATCCTTAAAAAATACCTGCTGGGGAATACCCGGGCAGCGGAAACAGAAACCGTAGACCAATGGTTCCAGTCATTCGACGAGGGAGCGCCCCTCCATTTGTCAGAGCAGGAGCGTCAAACCGCGAAGCAGGAAATATGGGAAAAGATTGCACCTGCCATCATAGTGGAACGGAAGCGGAAGGTGATACCCTTGTGGATAAAAGTGGCGGCCAGTGCGGCCGTAGTAGCAGGTGTGGCATTCATGCTGTGGTGGACAGGCAACAGGCCGGCAACAGATGCTGTGATGGCCTACACCACCGTGACCACCGGCAATGGTGAAAAGAAAATCATCACCATTAAAGATGGTACGCAGTTAACACTGAATGCAGGCACCACCCTGCATATATACAATGATTTTTCGGCCACCAGGAAAGTAGACCTGGTAGATGGGGAAGTATTCTTCGAAGTACACAAAGATCCGGAAAGACCCTTTCAGATACAAAGCAGTGGGTTGACCATCACTGTATTGGGCACTTCTTTCAATGTGCTCTCCTATAAGGAGCTCAGCAAGATCAGTGTGGGCGTTATGACCGGTAAAGTACGGGTGGCCACAGATACCACTACCATCGGCGTATTACAAAAAACAGAAGGGCTGGTATATGATAAACAACTACACACCTATAAAACCATTACCATCCACGATACTTTACCGGCCTGGAAAGAAGGCAGGCTGGTATTGGACGATGTGTCCTTTAGGGAAATGGCTTTCCTGATGAAAAAGAATTTCGGAACTGATATTCTGACCAGCAATACACAAGTCCTGAACACAAGATATACAACAGAACTGCCTACCTCCATGACAGGAGAACAGGCGGCTGAAGTATTGGCGGCTGTTCATAACCTGAAAACTAAAAAACAAAACGACCAGGTATTCTTTTACAAGTGATTGCAAAACGACGAAAACTAACAGTAACTAAAACCTAACAAAGTATGAAACAACTGCTTGCCATCAGAAAAGGTGGGCTGGGAAAGTATTCCCGGATGCTAATTTTTCTCCTAACAACCGCTTCTATGATCATGCCGGTATTTGCCGGCGAGAGTCAGGTACTCCAAACAACCATCACAGTCCGTTTTAAAGGCGGCAGCCTCGATGCTGCTATTGCCGAATTACAAAAAGCCTCCCGGGTCACCTTTGCCTACGACAG comes from Paraflavitalea devenefica and encodes:
- a CDS encoding FecR family protein, whose amino-acid sequence is MEVESIRQILKKYLLGNTRAAETETVDQWFQSFDEGAPLHLSEQERQTAKQEIWEKIAPAIIVERKRKVIPLWIKVAASAAVVAGVAFMLWWTGNRPATDAVMAYTTVTTGNGEKKIITIKDGTQLTLNAGTTLHIYNDFSATRKVDLVDGEVFFEVHKDPERPFQIQSSGLTITVLGTSFNVLSYKELSKISVGVMTGKVRVATDTTTIGVLQKTEGLVYDKQLHTYKTITIHDTLPAWKEGRLVLDDVSFREMAFLMKKNFGTDILTSNTQVLNTRYTTELPTSMTGEQAAEVLAAVHNLKTKKQNDQVFFYK